A region from the Arachis ipaensis cultivar K30076 chromosome B01, Araip1.1, whole genome shotgun sequence genome encodes:
- the LOC107609308 gene encoding uncharacterized protein LOC107609308, with product MLGLLETKREDISKYDIGRIWGNSSVDWEFVESVGAAGGLLLLWDDNVFQKRNCYKGERWLCIEGVLTKNNFQCAYCLVYGAHGRVAKRVVWEELSYIAGLCQIPFCFMGDFNEILQIEDRKGLQSLPGSAEEFKSWVQDMQLVDLPLTDRKFTWFRGQSCSRIDRVLVNIEWVEEFPDIRLKGGPRGLSDHCPLIVEDIRGRGGPRPFRSLDSWFTHEDFLRMVKNEWRTLGEGPFLEKLKALTLPLRQWHKANFSDMENRLTQFEEEIRKLDEKVSEGIYDDTTEARRKALVRFCEKWYIRKEIHWKQMSRSKHARDMDRNTRYFHHIASARRRNNRIDALMIQGRLVRNQARIKHAIRGFYKELYRQEYVPRIGVRDGLLPQIDVVESEALEVLPSAEEIKEAVWDCESSKAPGSDGYNMNFIKKC from the coding sequence ATGTTAGGCTTGCTTGAAACAAAAAGGGAGGATATTTCGAAATATGATATTGGGAGGATTTGGGGTAACAGCTCTGTAGATTGGGAATTTGTGGAATCTGTTGGGGCAGCGGGGGGGCTACTGCTGTTGTGGGATGATAATGTGTTTCAGAAAAGAAATTGCTATAAAGGAGAGAGATGGTTATGCATTGAGGGAGTGTTAACTAAGAATAATTTTCAGTGTGCTTACTGTTTGGTTTACGGGGCGCATGGTAGGGTGGCAAAGCGGGTGGTGTGGGAGGAATTGAGCTATATAGCAGGTTTGTGTCAGATTCCTTTTTGTTTTATGGGGGATTTCAATGAGATTTTGCAAATTGAAGATCGAAAAGGGTTGCAGAGTTTGCCAGGGTCAGCGGAAGAATTTAAGAGTTGGGTGCAAGACATGCAATTGGTGGATCTTCCCCTTACTGATAGGAAGTTCACTTGGTTCAGAGGTCAATCTTGTAGCAGAATTGATAGGGTGCTGGTTAATATAGAATGGGTGGAGGAGTTCCCTGACATTAGGCTGAAAGGGGGGCCAAGAGGATTGTCTGATCACTGCCCGTTGATTGTGGAGGATATAAGAGGAAGAGGGGGGCCTAGACCATTCAGGAGTCTGGATTCTTGGTTTACCCATGAAGATTTTCTGAGGATGGTAAAAAATGAATGGCGGACTTTGGGCGAAGGTCCGTTTCTTGAGAAACTGAAGGCTTTGACACTACCGCTGAGACAATGGCACAAGGCTAACTTTAGTGATATGGAAAACAGACTAACTCAGTTTGAGGAAGAGATTAGGAAGTTGGACGAGAAGGTTAGTGAAGGTATCTATGATGATACAACGGAGGCTAGAAGGAAGGCACTGGTGAGATTTTGTGAAAAATGGTACATTAGGAAGGAAattcattggaagcagatgtctagATCTAAACATGCAAGAGACATGGACAGAAATACTCGGTACTTCCATCATATTGCATCGGCTAGAAGGCGGAATAACAGGATTGATGCTCTGATGATCCAAGGACGGCTTGTGAGGAATCAGGCAAGGATAAAGCATGCAATAAGGGGATTCTATAAGGAACTGTACCGGCAGGAGTATGTGCCAAGGATTGGTGTTCGGGATGGGTTGTTGCCGCAAATTGATGTAGTTGAGTCAGAGGCCTTGGAGGTTTTACCGTCTGCAGAGGAAATTAAGGAGGCAGTATGGGATTGTGAATCATCGAAGGCCCCAGGTAGTGATGGCTACAATATGAATTTTATCAAGAAATGTTAG